CTCTCCGCCTTCACGACGATAGAGCCCGTGTCGCTGGCTTTCCTCGGGTGGGAGCGGCTCGACGGGACCCGCCGCGATACCGTGACGGCCCTCGCGAAGCGCCTGCTCGACGGTCTCATCGGGTGCTGACGCCTCCGGTCGCCCCGGAGAAGGTGTCAAAGAACTCGTTCCGACACCTCGCCGGGGCCCAGGGAGCCGTTCGAGTCCTTTGACACCTTCTCGGGGCCCAGGGAGCCGTTCGAGTCCTTTGACACCTTCTCGGTGGACACCTTCTCGGATTACCGAGCTTCGATTTCCAAGAATCCAATCCCCATATCAATCCGCAATATTATGACTGCGTTGAATTGAGTGGACAGCTCACCCCCTCTGCCATCAGGGAAGCAGTGCGTGGTTCAAGAGTGGTCGACCATGCGAGTCCGGGTCCGCACGCAGCGGCCTGGCCATGAAGAGGGGGAAAACCCATGAGGAAGTCGCAGGAATGGTCAGCCGCGCCCGCGCTGTGGCTGGCGGGAGTGCTCACACTCACCACGGGATGCGGGTCGCCCCAGGAGCCAACCCTCAGCGCCAGCTACCGGTCCACGACCGAGCTGTCCGGTGGAGAGGACGTGACGCTGAGCGTCTCCTATGAAGTCGGAGCGCCCTTCACCATCCAATGGACGACCACGCTCGGCACCGTGACGAAGCGTCATGCCGACTCTCCCGCCACCGCCGACTGGAAGGCCCCCAACTGCATCCCGAAGGGCGCTCCGATGCCGGTCGTGACGGCGACGCTCACCGACGAGAGGGGGCGGACCGCGTCCGCGGAGTTCCACTTCCAGGAGACCGGGCTGTTCCGCTGTGTGGTGGACGAGCGCGCGCCCATGAGCCGGCCCCGCGTGGGCCACACGGCCACGCGGCTCGCCTCGGGCAAGGTGCTCGTGGCGGGAGGCGTGTCCGAGTTCGTCAGCACCCAGACTCCGACCGTGGCCTCCGTTCCCTCCGTCCTGGAGTCCTCCGCCGAGTTGTATGAGCCCTCGACGGAGACCTGGGCGCCCACTGGAGCGCTGAGCCAACCCCGTTTCGAGCACCAGGCCCACCTGCTTCCCTCCGGGAAGGTGCTCGTCGTCGGCGGGCTCTGGGCCGGAGCCGGAGGAGCCTCCGAGCCGCGAGCCGCCACCGCGGTGGAGCTCTACGAGCCCTCGACGGGCACGTGGAAGGTGGCCTCGGAGCTGAGGGAGCTCGCGAGCGTGAAGCGCTCCGTCCTGCTCGCGTCCGGAAAGGTCCTCATGCTGGGTGTGGAGTCGACGGGACAGTCACGCAACGCGCTCTATGACCCGGAGGCGAACTCCTGGAGCCCAGCCGCCGCGCTCCCCTCCGAGGCCGTCCTGGACGACGCCCTGCTTCTGCCCTCGGGCAAGGTCCTGGCCATCGGCACGCACCCCATCCCCGGTCGAAATGGCTCCCCCGCCGACACCACCTCGGGCGCATGGAGCTACAACCCTGGCACGAACACCTGGACGATCCTGGGCGGCCTGAGGACGACGGAGAAGACCCTCGACACGACCCTCTCCCTGCTCTCCTCCGGTCAGGTGCTGTGCCTCTACCGGCAGCCTGCGCAGGGGGGCGTGCGCGCGGAGCTCTACCATCCCGAAACGAACACCTGGATTGCCGCGACCCCTCCGCCGTCGGCCAATCCCTCTCGCTTCGCCCTCCGCCCACTGCACTCGGGCCTGATGCTCTTCAGCTCCGACACCTTGGACTGGAGGATGCGTGCGTTCGACCCGAACAGGACGAACTGGCACCTGGTGGGTCACCTGCCGGCGGACCTCCCCTGGGGGATGACCGTGACGCCGCTGCCCTCGGGCCAGACGCTGCTCGTGGGGGGCCAACTCCATACCGAGCAGCCCTTCTCGACGACTCCCCAGCGCACGGTCTGGCTGCACGGTTCCCGTTCTCCCTGAGATTTCGCCAGCGGGGATGGCGCGGGGCGCTGCCCACCGCTTCCATTCAGCTCAGGAACCGCGGACGACCAGCGCCTCCTGCCGCGCGCGTTCGTCGAACAGCGCGGCCCGAGCGGCGTCTCCCGCCTCCCGCCAGTGGTGGGCGAGGAGGGGGGCGGGAACCTTCAGGGTGGAGAGGTGCTCCGCGACGCGCCGGTGCAACCACACTCCCACCGGAGCGGGGAGGTGTTGGAGCACGGCCTCGTAGAGCAGGTCGTGCGTGAACCAGTGGTCGCGCACGAGCTGCGCGGCCAGCAATTCCTCCCAACCCCGCGTGATGTACAGGGGATGCGAGTCCAGCACCTGCGAGGCCAGCTCCAGCGAGAACTGCTGCCGGGCCACCGCCAACGTACGCGCGAGCTGGAGTGCCCCCGCGGACAGCCGTTCGAGTCTGCGCTCGAGGATGGCACCCACCCGGTCTGGAGGGGGGAGCGCTCGGGGCAGGCCCTGGGTCAGCTCGCCGGATTCGATGAGACTCTTGAGGGTCTCGATGATGAAGAGGGGGTTGCCCCCGGTGAAGCGCGCCAGGGGCTCGGCGAGTCCCGAGGCCTCGGGCACGTCCACGCCGCCCAGCAACTCGGCCACCTCGGGCGTGGAGAGCGGCTCCAGGTCCACGCGTACCGCCAGCCCGGCTTCCACCATGCGGCGGATGAGTGCCTCGGCCTGCGGGGCCTCGCCGCGGCGCAGGCCCGCCACCAGGTGGGGCAACCGCTGCATCATCCCGGCGTCCATGGCGGCGGACACCATGTTGGAGACGGCCTCGAAGCTCTCCGCGTCCATGTATTGGAGGTCGTCGGCGACCACCGAGCCAAAGGACTCGCCCGTGAGACGCAGCAGCTCCAGCATGGCGCTGAAGAGGCGGACCTTGTCCACTTCACCGGTGGAGGTGAAGCTCCCGTCCTCCAGCTCCGGGAGGATGCACGTCAGCTCGCGGCGGACCCAGGCCGGCAGCACCACGTCTGGCCGCTGCGCGAGCATCCGCCGCCAGAAGCGCGCGTGGGTGGCGAAGGGCACGGTGGTGTCCCCCGGCCGCGAGGAGAAGAGGAGGGGCCGGCCGCAGGTGGCGGCGAACTCGGTGAGCAGCCGTGTCTTGCCCAGACCCGGCTCGCCCACGACGAAGGCCGGGATGCGTGCCTTCCACGCCGTCTCCAGCTGTGCCCACGCTCGCGCCCGTCCGGCCAGTACGCGCGGACGCAGGACGGAGAGGGGCAGCTCCCGCCGCACGGGCCGTTCCGAGAGGAGCGCAGGGGCGCCGCTCTCGATGTCCCGTGCCAGCGCCTGTGTCTCTTCCATGGGGGACATCCCCAGCTCGTGCTCGAGCACGGCGCAGCAGCGGGAGTAGGCGCGCAGCGCGGAAGCGCGGTCGCCGAGCAGGCAATGCAGGCGCATCGAGCGGCGCCATGCGGACTCGCGGGTGGGCTCCTTCTCCAGCACGAGCAGGTTCCACTCCAGGGCGGCGCGCTGCTGGCCCTCGCGCTCGAGCCGCGCCGCCTCCTCCTCGCCGGCGCGCAGGCGCAGCTCGCGCAGGTGGTCGCGCTGGCCGCGCACCCAGCCACCCAGCTCGTCGCAGTCGTCATAGGCGTAGCCGTGGAGGAGCTCTCCTTCCAGGCGCGCGACCTCGGCGTAGCGTCCGCTGGAGAAGACCTCCACCAGCCGCGCCGCGTCGCAGGTGAGCCAGGGAACGAGGCGCAGCGTGTCCTGCGAGGTATCCACCAGCCCGGTGCCCGCGGCCTCCCTCAGACGGCGCAGGAGCTGGCGCAGGTTGTTGCGTCCCGTCTCGCGTTTGGAGTCGGGCCACAGCAGCTCGGCCAACGGGGCGCGCGCCGTGGCGCCTCGCAGCGCCAGATAGGCCAGGAGCGCGGCTGTCTTTCGCTCCAACCGCTCCAGCCGTACCCCCGGTCCGTCGAGGCGCGCGCCGCCGAGCAATTCCAACCTCCAGCCCGTCCCGGTTTCGTCGTCGTGCTCCATGCGTCCTCGAATCACTCCTCGAAGGCGCAGCATGCTTCCGAGCCGGGGCGTCAGTCACGCATCAGTCACTCGGGCAACTCTAGGTTTTTCGTCCAGGAGGCGGCCCCTGGTGGATGAGTCTTTCGCCGGCACAAACCACCCAAAAATCCACCACGGGCGGACGTGACAAGTCATCTCAAAGAAAAAATCCACTCGAACCACAAAACGAAGTGTGACTGAAGCTGAGAGGGATTCACACCTTCTCAGAGATTGAACAGACGCTCACCCTCATCTTTCGCCATCGTGCGTCTCGTGCGCTGGCTCTTCAAACAGAGGAAAACATGTATCACAAGACATCACAAATCCTGTTGTGCCTTGTTTCCGTGGCTCTGTCCGGATGCAACTCGCGGCCTGAAGAGGCGGTCCGGCCCCTGGGTTCCCTCCGGCAGACGCAGACGCTCGCGGAATGCGGCGCCCCCGGTTCCCTGAACAACGCTCGTCACCATCACACGGTGACGGTGTTCGAGGATGGCAAGGTGCTCGTGGTGGGAGGGGTGGACAGTAGCGGCACGCCCCTCTCCAGCGCGGAGCTGTACGATCCGGATACCGGCTGCTGGACCGCGGCCGGCTCGCTCAGCACGGCCCGGTATGATCATACCGCGACGCTTCTATCGACTGGCCAGGTGCTGATCTCGGGTGGAGAGGCTGACGGCTACACCGACAATACAGCCGAGCTCTACGACCCGACGAGTCCTGAAGGGTCCAGATGGACTCCGACAAGCTCCATGAACAGCGCCCGGGCGGGTCATACGGCGACGCTGATCAACGAAGACGAGGTGCTGGTCGTGGGCGGACGGGCGTATGGCGATGACACGGACACCTTGGAAATCTACGACATCGAGTCTGGGACCTGGACGTTGCTCGAGAACATACACCTCGCGACGCCTCGCTCCGGTCACACGGCGACGCTGCTGTCGGAAGGCAGGGTGGTCATCATGGGGGGGAACAGCTTCTACAACAACATCGCCAGCGTGGAGCTCTACGCGAAAGACACGTCGGCCTCGCAGGGCACGTTGACCTCGCTCTCGCCCCTGTCAACCGCGCGCGTGGGCCATACGGCGACGTTGCTGTCGACTGGCAAGGTGCTCGTGACGGGTGGCCGGGATGCGCTGTTCAACGACTTGAATTCCGCGGATCTGTACGATCCCAACGATCTCGATGTCGACGATGGTGCCGGCGGTGATGGTCATGACGGCTCCACGGTCCCGGCGGGTGGCTCCACGGGCACCACCATGACGTATGGGCGTCGGGGTCACACGGCGACCGAGCTCCCGGATGGGAGGATCCTCGTCCTGGGAGGAATCTTCCAGAGCATCGGCACACCCACCGAATACCGCAACACCGCCGAGAGCTACGACCCTGTCGAGGATCGCTGGTCCACGTTGGCGTGCACGCCCGCGGATACGGCCAGGTGCATGACCCAAGGTCGTGCGTGGCACACGGCGAGCCTGTTGCCGACGAAGGGGAAGGTGCTGATCTCGGGTGGCTTTGCTGGCCCCGATGGAGCCCTGTCCTCCGTCGAGCTGTACACGCCGTGACCCGAGTCCGAGTGCGCCGCTCGTCGTAAGAGCGGCGCACTTCTGTTGGGGCTGGTCGGAATCGAAGGGGGAGCCCTGGGTCCCCCAGGCGGGGGATTCGAGCGCTGCGCTCATCAGGTAGGAATCAACTCATCACGACACGCCGCCACGGCGGCGAACCCACAACCACGACAAGAGAGTGAAATGAGCAAGCCCTACAGCCGTCTCGACAGGGAGAACGCAGCGGTGTTGCTGGTGGACCACCAGGCCGGTCTGCTGTCGCTGGTCCGCGATTTCAACCCGGACCAGTTCAAGAACAACGTGCTCGCCCTGGCCGACCTCGCCGCCTACTTCAAGCTCCCCACCATCCTGACGACCAGCTTCGAGCAGGGCCCCAACGGTCCGCTGATTCCCGAGCTCAAGGCGAAGTTCCCGGATGCCCCCTTCATCCCTCGCCCCGGGCAGATCAACGCCTGGGACAACGAGGACTTCGTCAAGGCGGTGAAGGCCACCGGCCGCAAGCAGCTCATCATCGCGGGCGTCGTGACTGAAGTCTGCGTGGCCTTCCCGACGCTGTCGGCCCTCGCCGAGGACTTCGAGGTGTTCGTGGTGACGGATGCCTCCGGCACGTTCAACGAGGTCGTGCGCCACTCCGCCTGGGACCGGATGTCCGCGGCGGGCGCGCAGCTCATGACGTGGTTCGGTGTCGCCTGCGAGCTGCACCGCGACTGGCGCCGTGACGTCGAGGGGCTGGGAACGCTGTTCTCCAACCACATCCCCGACTACCGCAACCTGATGACCAGCTACAACACGTTCAAGGCAGCCAATCCCCTGCCCAAGTCCGTGCCCTGAGCTGGACACGCGGAAGTGGCGGAGTGAGCCTGCCCCGATAACTGGAGCAGGCCCACCCTTCGCCGGTGGGTTAGCGGGAGCCCTGGTGCCGGGCGATGAGCGCCTCCGCCTCGGCGGGGTGGCGCTTGCACTCGAGCAGCGCCCGGAGCACGAGCGGCACGACGATCGTCGCATCCGACTCGATGACGAACATGGGCGTGGTCTCGGTGAGCTTGTCCCAGGTGATCTTCTCGTTGGGCGTGGCGCCGGAGTACGAGCCGTACGAGGTGGTCGAGTCGCTGACCTGGCAGAAGTACGCCCACGGCTTCACGGGCTGGGCGAGGTCGTACTTGATGGACGGCACGACGCAGATGGGGAAGTCCCCGGCGATGCCACCGCCGATCTGGAAGAACCCGATGCCCTCTCCTGTGGAGAGCTCCTGGTAGCGGTCGTAGAAGTCCGCCATGTACTCGATGCCGGACTTGACGATGCTGGCGTGGCACTCGCCTGAGCGCACGTACGACGCGAAGATGTTGCCGAAGGTGGAGTCCTCGTAGCCCGGCACGACGAGGGGCAGCCGCGCGCGCGCCGCCTCGAGCAGCCAGCACTCGTCGGGGGAGCCCTCGTGGGAGGTGGGAGGAATCGCCTGGATGACCTCGTAGAAGTACTCGTGCCAGAAGCGGCGCTCGCCGCCAGCCGTGGCGCGCTCCCACATGGGCAC
This is a stretch of genomic DNA from Archangium violaceum. It encodes these proteins:
- a CDS encoding Kelch repeat-containing protein, which translates into the protein MRKSQEWSAAPALWLAGVLTLTTGCGSPQEPTLSASYRSTTELSGGEDVTLSVSYEVGAPFTIQWTTTLGTVTKRHADSPATADWKAPNCIPKGAPMPVVTATLTDERGRTASAEFHFQETGLFRCVVDERAPMSRPRVGHTATRLASGKVLVAGGVSEFVSTQTPTVASVPSVLESSAELYEPSTETWAPTGALSQPRFEHQAHLLPSGKVLVVGGLWAGAGGASEPRAATAVELYEPSTGTWKVASELRELASVKRSVLLASGKVLMLGVESTGQSRNALYDPEANSWSPAAALPSEAVLDDALLLPSGKVLAIGTHPIPGRNGSPADTTSGAWSYNPGTNTWTILGGLRTTEKTLDTTLSLLSSGQVLCLYRQPAQGGVRAELYHPETNTWIAATPPPSANPSRFALRPLHSGLMLFSSDTLDWRMRAFDPNRTNWHLVGHLPADLPWGMTVTPLPSGQTLLVGGQLHTEQPFSTTPQRTVWLHGSRSP
- a CDS encoding BTAD domain-containing putative transcriptional regulator, yielding MEHDDETGTGWRLELLGGARLDGPGVRLERLERKTAALLAYLALRGATARAPLAELLWPDSKRETGRNNLRQLLRRLREAAGTGLVDTSQDTLRLVPWLTCDAARLVEVFSSGRYAEVARLEGELLHGYAYDDCDELGGWVRGQRDHLRELRLRAGEEEAARLEREGQQRAALEWNLLVLEKEPTRESAWRRSMRLHCLLGDRASALRAYSRCCAVLEHELGMSPMEETQALARDIESGAPALLSERPVRRELPLSVLRPRVLAGRARAWAQLETAWKARIPAFVVGEPGLGKTRLLTEFAATCGRPLLFSSRPGDTTVPFATHARFWRRMLAQRPDVVLPAWVRRELTCILPELEDGSFTSTGEVDKVRLFSAMLELLRLTGESFGSVVADDLQYMDAESFEAVSNMVSAAMDAGMMQRLPHLVAGLRRGEAPQAEALIRRMVEAGLAVRVDLEPLSTPEVAELLGGVDVPEASGLAEPLARFTGGNPLFIIETLKSLIESGELTQGLPRALPPPDRVGAILERRLERLSAGALQLARTLAVARQQFSLELASQVLDSHPLYITRGWEELLAAQLVRDHWFTHDLLYEAVLQHLPAPVGVWLHRRVAEHLSTLKVPAPLLAHHWREAGDAARAALFDERARQEALVVRGS
- a CDS encoding Kelch repeat-containing protein is translated as MYHKTSQILLCLVSVALSGCNSRPEEAVRPLGSLRQTQTLAECGAPGSLNNARHHHTVTVFEDGKVLVVGGVDSSGTPLSSAELYDPDTGCWTAAGSLSTARYDHTATLLSTGQVLISGGEADGYTDNTAELYDPTSPEGSRWTPTSSMNSARAGHTATLINEDEVLVVGGRAYGDDTDTLEIYDIESGTWTLLENIHLATPRSGHTATLLSEGRVVIMGGNSFYNNIASVELYAKDTSASQGTLTSLSPLSTARVGHTATLLSTGKVLVTGGRDALFNDLNSADLYDPNDLDVDDGAGGDGHDGSTVPAGGSTGTTMTYGRRGHTATELPDGRILVLGGIFQSIGTPTEYRNTAESYDPVEDRWSTLACTPADTARCMTQGRAWHTASLLPTKGKVLISGGFAGPDGALSSVELYTP
- the ycaC gene encoding isochorismate family cysteine hydrolase YcaC, with the translated sequence MSKPYSRLDRENAAVLLVDHQAGLLSLVRDFNPDQFKNNVLALADLAAYFKLPTILTTSFEQGPNGPLIPELKAKFPDAPFIPRPGQINAWDNEDFVKAVKATGRKQLIIAGVVTEVCVAFPTLSALAEDFEVFVVTDASGTFNEVVRHSAWDRMSAAGAQLMTWFGVACELHRDWRRDVEGLGTLFSNHIPDYRNLMTSYNTFKAANPLPKSVP
- a CDS encoding deoxyhypusine synthase family protein; the protein is MSDAQLPVLDFILSNYKNFNARATRDALLAYWRHIAAGGRMFWAVAGAMSSAQLGITLAPAIRAGLIHGLSVTGANLEESLFRLVAHHSYRDFPDYRYFTRQDDTKLLADRMRRVTDTSIPEDEAFRAVEKSIVPMWERATAGGERRFWHEYFYEVIQAIPPTSHEGSPDECWLLEAARARLPLVVPGYEDSTFGNIFASYVRSGECHASIVKSGIEYMADFYDRYQELSTGEGIGFFQIGGGIAGDFPICVVPSIKYDLAQPVKPWAYFCQVSDSTTSYGSYSGATPNEKITWDKLTETTPMFVIESDATIVVPLVLRALLECKRHPAEAEALIARHQGSR